In a single window of the Streptomyces sp. 846.5 genome:
- a CDS encoding DMT family transporter has protein sequence MNRPPRPSASGAVLTACAAFLVGTSFVAMSLLGGYPGLGGQGLRYGGAAVVLLALAGRGPRGLAPARTLPPRLWLRLALLAATGMVGFNLAVLAAERTAEPAVPGVVVGCAPLAIAILAPLLEHRRPSPRIAGAALLVVAGAAVVQGFGRTDAPGLGFSLLALLGEVAFGLVAVPLIAPLGPLLLSGCACAVGSVQALLLGLLLQGPAVLRLPTATQALALAWMALPVTVLAFWAWYTGVQRLGPERAGLFSGVIPVAAAATAPLVGTGSPGVGQIAGSLLVAGGVVAGLLAGRPVRAGRTGRRGLPRGGAGPRRGGGSGRGPGGLRLLTGRRR, from the coding sequence ATGAACCGACCACCTCGCCCTTCCGCGTCGGGTGCCGTGCTCACGGCCTGCGCCGCCTTCCTCGTCGGCACCAGCTTCGTCGCGATGAGCCTGCTCGGCGGCTACCCCGGCCTCGGCGGCCAGGGTCTGCGCTACGGCGGTGCGGCCGTGGTGCTGCTCGCCCTCGCCGGCCGGGGCCCGCGCGGGCTGGCCCCGGCCCGGACGCTGCCGCCCCGGCTGTGGCTGCGGCTGGCGCTGCTGGCGGCCACCGGGATGGTCGGCTTCAACCTCGCCGTTCTTGCTGCCGAGCGCACCGCGGAGCCGGCCGTGCCCGGCGTGGTCGTCGGCTGCGCCCCGCTGGCCATCGCGATCCTCGCACCGCTGCTGGAACACCGCCGGCCCTCGCCGCGGATCGCCGGGGCGGCGCTGCTGGTCGTCGCCGGGGCGGCGGTGGTGCAGGGCTTCGGCCGTACCGACGCGCCCGGACTGGGCTTCTCGCTGCTCGCCCTGCTGGGCGAGGTCGCCTTCGGCCTGGTCGCCGTCCCGCTGATCGCCCCGCTCGGCCCGCTGCTGCTCTCCGGCTGCGCCTGCGCGGTGGGCTCGGTCCAGGCCCTGCTGCTCGGCCTGCTGCTGCAGGGCCCGGCGGTGCTACGGCTGCCGACCGCGACCCAGGCCCTCGCGCTGGCCTGGATGGCGCTGCCGGTCACCGTCCTGGCCTTCTGGGCCTGGTACACCGGCGTCCAACGGCTGGGCCCGGAACGCGCCGGACTCTTCTCCGGCGTGATCCCGGTCGCAGCCGCGGCGACCGCCCCGCTGGTCGGCACGGGTTCCCCCGGGGTCGGGCAGATCGCGGGCAGCCTGCTGGTGGCGGGCGGGGTGGTGGCCGGGCTGCTTGCGGGACGGCCGGTCAGAGCAGGGCGAACTGGCCGTCGGGGCCTTCCTCGTGGTGGAGCAGGACCGAGGCGGGGCGGCGGGAGTGGTCGTGGACCGGGAGGACTCCGGC